The Chitinophaga pinensis DSM 2588 region CAACATCCCCAGTTTGCCATCAGGAAACCCCTTCCGCTGGAACCATTCCAGGTAAGAAACAGGCAGGTCGCACAGCAATACGTCTTTGTATTTACCAAACGGCATTCTCATTGTCAC contains the following coding sequences:
- a CDS encoding DUF3820 family protein codes for the protein MEFAQPDREIFQQLVTMRMPFGKYKDVLLCDLPVSYLEWFQRKGFPDGKLGMLLATVYEIKLNGLTGLLTPLKGK